In Planctomycetia bacterium, one DNA window encodes the following:
- a CDS encoding PAS domain-containing protein, producing MEATSDRYFESACRNLAFVFITVDDQLNVQFWNEAASRQFDRTAEQMRGRPILEILPDDQRATVQESLSRAITTGETADIEIKLPGVDHTVALVMIVSPIVDEQGRTIGASLGMRDITERKRLSQEVARTRRMAALGRVAGNVAHHFNNIFGGISMKIDSVLGSNSPLEMRRVLRGLAESIGQATRITNQLAAFAESENTTYAMVELNPLLTKFIEELRRRAKPLRIEIVTNIDDVASQPFETTRLMPVLESISQNAIDAMPSGGTLTIDMKRQGDDAAIAIRDTGVGMSKETLERLFEPFFTTKSGEDVGSGKKIGLGLAAVHGLISEMGGKIEIQSKEGMGTTVHLLLPLKGTPVSGSDMSGAK from the coding sequence ATGGAGGCGACGTCGGACCGCTACTTTGAATCAGCCTGCCGTAATTTGGCTTTTGTATTTATAACAGTCGATGACCAGCTGAACGTTCAGTTCTGGAACGAAGCCGCCTCGCGCCAGTTTGATCGAACGGCCGAACAGATGCGGGGCCGGCCGATTTTGGAGATCCTGCCGGACGACCAGCGTGCGACGGTTCAGGAATCGCTCTCTCGCGCGATCACGACGGGCGAAACGGCGGACATCGAAATCAAGCTGCCGGGGGTGGATCACACCGTTGCCCTGGTGATGATTGTTTCGCCCATCGTGGACGAGCAGGGGCGTACAATCGGGGCGTCGCTGGGCATGCGTGACATCACGGAGCGCAAGCGCCTGTCCCAGGAGGTCGCGCGGACGCGGCGCATGGCAGCGCTGGGCCGCGTCGCCGGCAACGTCGCGCATCACTTCAACAACATCTTCGGCGGCATCAGCATGAAGATCGACAGCGTTCTGGGGAGCAACAGTCCGCTGGAGATGCGGCGCGTGCTGCGCGGCTTGGCCGAGTCGATCGGTCAGGCGACCCGAATCACCAATCAATTGGCGGCGTTCGCCGAGTCGGAAAACACGACGTACGCGATGGTCGAGCTGAATCCTCTGCTCACGAAGTTCATCGAGGAGCTTCGTCGCCGGGCCAAGCCGCTGCGCATCGAGATCGTGACGAATATTGACGACGTGGCATCGCAACCGTTCGAGACGACGCGCTTGATGCCGGTCCTGGAGAGCATTTCACAAAACGCGATCGACGCCATGCCGAGCGGCGGCACCCTGACGATTGATATGAAACGACAGGGCGACGATGCCGCCATTGCCATCCGCGATACAGGCGTCGGAATGTCCAAGGAGACGTTGGAGCGTTTGTTTGAACCGTTCTTTACGACCAAATCAGGCGAGGACGTCGGCAGCGGGAAGAAGATCGGCTTGGGCCTCGCAGCGGTTCACGGACTGATTTCAGAAATGGGAGGCAAGATTGAGATTCAAAGCAAAGAGGGGATGGGTACCACGGTCCATCTGCTGCTGCCCCTGAAAGGAACACCCGTCTCCGGAAGTGATATGAGCGGCGCGAAATGA
- the rpsG gene encoding 30S ribosomal protein S7, whose protein sequence is MAFKKWTRSGEQLKGDPKYNSRLASKFINCMMWNGKKSVAQKIFYDALDRISEKVKDTPPIQVFEQAIQNVRPNIQIRSKRVGGSNYQVPMAVNPRRSQSLAIRWILDAARSKKGRPMHEKLAAELLDAFNRTGAAITTRENVHKMADANKAFAHFAW, encoded by the coding sequence ATGGCATTCAAGAAGTGGACTCGATCGGGAGAACAGCTCAAGGGCGATCCGAAGTACAACAGTCGTCTGGCTTCCAAATTCATCAACTGCATGATGTGGAACGGCAAGAAATCCGTCGCGCAGAAGATTTTCTACGACGCGCTGGATCGCATCAGTGAAAAGGTGAAGGACACGCCGCCGATTCAGGTTTTCGAGCAGGCGATTCAGAACGTCCGCCCGAACATTCAGATCCGCAGCAAGCGCGTCGGCGGAAGCAACTACCAGGTTCCGATGGCCGTTAATCCCCGGCGCAGCCAGTCGCTTGCCATTCGCTGGATTCTTGACGCAGCCCGCAGCAAGAAGGGCCGGCCGATGCACGAAAAGCTGGCGGCCGAGCTTCTTGACGCCTTCAATCGCACCGGTGCCGCCATCACGACGCGCGAAAACGTGCACAAGATGGCCGACGCCAACAAGGCCTTTGCTCACTTCGCCTGGTAA
- a CDS encoding 30S ribosomal protein S12 gives MPTINQLCARPRRAETRKSKSRDLENSPQRRGVCLIVKTMTPKKPNSALRKVARVRLSNGREVTAYIPGIGHNLQEHSIVLVRGGRVRDLPGIRYHILRGVLDCASVEDQDKFGVRRNKSRSKYGTKRKK, from the coding sequence ATGCCAACGATTAACCAGTTGTGTGCCCGGCCTCGCCGAGCGGAAACGCGCAAGAGCAAATCGCGTGACTTGGAGAATTCGCCACAGCGGCGAGGCGTGTGTCTGATCGTGAAGACGATGACGCCCAAGAAGCCGAACTCGGCCTTGCGGAAGGTCGCCCGCGTTCGCCTGTCAAACGGGCGCGAAGTGACGGCCTACATTCCCGGCATCGGTCACAATCTTCAGGAACACTCCATTGTGCTGGTGCGCGGCGGTCGTGTGCGTGACCTGCCGGGTATTCGGTATCACATCCTGCGCGGCGTACTGGACTGCGCCAGCGTCGAAGATCAGGACAAGTTCGGCGTTCGACGGAACAAGTCGCGCAGCAAGTACGGCACTAAGCGCAAGAAATAG
- the rpoC gene encoding DNA-directed RNA polymerase subunit beta': protein MAENVYDRVNDYGAVKISLASPNDIRSWSYGEVRKPETINYRTYRAEKDGLFCERIFGPERDWECFCGKYKGTKHKGMICDRCGVKVTHSRVRRKRMGHINLAAPIVHIWFFKAMPSRLGALLDMKTSDLEKIIYFQDYVVTDPKDTQLKLGQVLSEEDYRSAIEKYGDDFDAQIGAEAVKTLLSRMDLKTLSAQLREDIVNTNSKQKIKDLSKRLKIVESLRNSINDPTWMVMEVIPVIPPDLRPLVLLDSGNFATSDLNDLYRRIINRNNRLKKLIDLNAPEVIIRNEKRMLQQAVDALFDNGRCRRPVLGSSNRPLKSLTDMIKGKQGRFRENLLGKRVDYSARSVIVVGPELKLHQCGLPKKIALELYQPFIIRRLKERGLADTIKSAKKMLERRDQEIWDILESVIYQHPVLLNRAPTLHRMGIQAFEPVLVEGNAIKIHPLVCKGFNADFDGDQMAVHLPLSIEAQVEAHVLMMATNNIFSPASGSPIMSPSQDIVMGIFYLTCDHATEATQKPRRTFTNPTEAFLAYELGKVSIHEAIRVRIARTKIVEGQKKMPVDVPQDHIITTTVGRLLFNDILPPQMPFYNYPLTGKGSGRVIADCYALLGRGETIDLLDRIKELGFKRSTLAGLSFGLNDMRIPDRKKDIIEEAQKKVDRITRAFQGGAITDMERYNALIDIWVHVREAVTEAMMADLKADFRTPDGKYAKSTDEGAKKYLNPIYLMTDSGARGSVDQIRQLAGMRALMAKPSGEIIETPIKANFREGLSVLEYFSSTHGARKGLADTALKTADSGYLTRKLADVAQNVIVSCHDCGTIQGITKGVLYKGEEVDITLAESIVGRVARDTIRHPVTDEIIVRENEVITAEIARRIESQPAEGGLGLEKVRVRSPLTCDAGQGVCALCYGIDMSTGRLVECGMAVGIIAAQSIGEPGTQLTMRTFHTGGVASRSVIESEIKCSVGGRVHFHDLKAVEMEDPETKETHLVVLKRNGEISIVDEKSRELERHKIPYGARVFVRDGSEVKARSTLVQWDPHLTPILAEAAGFIRFQDVIEGETVRLESEGKASKYVVVEHRGDKNPQVIIEDKDGKIIEYHYLPAKARIEVTEKQEVKAGWLLARRPRELAGTQDITGGLPRVTEIFEARKPKEPAVMAEISGTVEIRSDKRRGKMTIVVKPDTKELEPRDHHVPQDKHLLVHAGDRVEAGDPLCDGPLVPHDILTIKGEEALHQYLLHEVQSVYRSQNVSINDKHIETIIRQMLRKLKVDQPGDSNLLPGEIVDKFRFRAENERLAKSVRIKDPGDSKFHEGQIVSRDELNKVNDDLEAAGKAPAKGGKPRPATASAVLLGITKAALQSESFISAASFQETTKVLTEAALGSAVDRLTGLKENVILGHLIPAGTAFKSFQEMNVEILGEPIAEPQMPVRMPELIGGPSPDDLEVAREELARVVSKASVPLEGIQGKPESGAGASTAVEQSEP, encoded by the coding sequence ATGGCTGAAAATGTTTACGATCGCGTAAACGATTACGGTGCAGTGAAAATCTCCCTGGCGTCGCCGAACGACATCCGCAGCTGGTCGTATGGCGAAGTGCGCAAGCCGGAGACGATCAACTACCGCACCTATCGGGCGGAGAAGGACGGGCTGTTTTGTGAGCGCATCTTCGGCCCCGAGCGGGACTGGGAATGCTTCTGCGGTAAATACAAAGGCACGAAGCACAAGGGCATGATTTGCGACCGCTGCGGCGTGAAGGTCACGCACAGCCGCGTGCGGCGCAAGCGCATGGGGCACATCAACCTCGCCGCGCCGATTGTCCACATCTGGTTCTTCAAGGCCATGCCGTCGCGCCTGGGCGCGCTGCTGGACATGAAGACGTCGGACCTGGAGAAAATCATCTACTTTCAGGACTACGTTGTCACCGATCCGAAGGACACGCAACTCAAGCTGGGCCAGGTGCTGTCGGAGGAGGATTATCGCAGCGCGATCGAGAAGTACGGCGACGATTTTGACGCGCAAATCGGTGCCGAAGCAGTGAAGACGCTTCTGTCGCGCATGGACCTGAAGACCTTGAGCGCTCAACTCCGTGAGGACATCGTCAACACCAACAGCAAACAGAAGATCAAGGACCTCTCCAAGCGGCTGAAGATCGTCGAGAGCCTGCGCAACAGCATTAACGACCCGACGTGGATGGTCATGGAGGTGATTCCGGTCATCCCGCCGGATCTGCGACCACTGGTACTTCTCGATAGCGGCAACTTCGCCACGAGCGATCTGAACGATCTGTACCGCCGCATCATCAACCGAAACAACCGGCTCAAGAAGCTGATCGACCTGAACGCGCCCGAAGTCATCATTCGCAACGAAAAGCGCATGTTGCAGCAGGCGGTCGATGCCCTGTTCGACAACGGGCGCTGTCGCCGGCCGGTTCTCGGCTCGTCCAATCGCCCGCTCAAGTCGCTCACGGACATGATCAAGGGCAAGCAGGGCCGCTTCCGCGAGAACCTGCTGGGCAAGCGCGTGGACTACTCGGCGCGCAGCGTCATCGTCGTCGGCCCCGAATTGAAGCTGCACCAGTGCGGTCTGCCGAAGAAGATCGCCCTGGAGCTGTACCAGCCGTTCATCATTCGTCGGCTGAAGGAGCGCGGCTTGGCCGACACGATCAAGTCCGCCAAGAAGATGCTGGAGCGGCGCGATCAGGAAATCTGGGACATTCTCGAGAGCGTGATTTATCAGCACCCGGTGCTGCTCAATCGTGCGCCGACGCTTCACCGCATGGGCATTCAGGCGTTCGAACCGGTGCTGGTCGAAGGCAACGCGATCAAGATTCATCCCTTGGTCTGCAAGGGGTTCAACGCCGACTTCGACGGTGACCAGATGGCTGTTCACCTGCCGTTGTCGATCGAAGCCCAGGTCGAGGCGCACGTGCTGATGATGGCGACGAATAACATCTTCAGCCCGGCCAGCGGCTCGCCCATCATGTCGCCGAGCCAGGACATCGTCATGGGGATTTTTTACCTGACCTGTGACCATGCCACCGAGGCGACGCAGAAACCGCGGCGCACCTTCACGAATCCGACCGAGGCCTTTCTGGCTTACGAACTGGGTAAGGTCTCGATTCATGAAGCGATCCGCGTTCGCATCGCGCGCACAAAGATCGTCGAGGGCCAGAAGAAGATGCCCGTCGACGTGCCCCAGGACCACATCATCACCACAACGGTCGGCCGGCTGCTCTTTAATGACATCCTGCCGCCGCAGATGCCGTTCTACAACTACCCGCTGACGGGCAAGGGAAGCGGCCGCGTGATCGCGGATTGCTACGCCTTGCTGGGTCGTGGAGAAACGATTGATTTGCTCGATCGCATCAAGGAGCTGGGCTTCAAACGCAGCACGCTGGCAGGGCTTTCGTTCGGCCTGAATGACATGCGTATTCCGGACCGCAAGAAAGACATCATCGAGGAGGCCCAGAAGAAAGTTGATCGCATCACGCGCGCGTTTCAGGGTGGAGCCATCACCGATATGGAGCGTTACAACGCACTGATCGACATCTGGGTGCATGTGCGCGAAGCCGTGACCGAGGCGATGATGGCCGATCTCAAGGCCGACTTCCGAACGCCCGACGGCAAGTATGCCAAGTCAACCGATGAAGGCGCCAAGAAGTACTTGAATCCGATTTACCTGATGACCGACTCCGGCGCTCGCGGCAGCGTCGATCAGATTCGCCAGCTAGCCGGCATGCGCGCGTTGATGGCCAAGCCCAGCGGCGAAATCATCGAGACGCCGATCAAGGCGAACTTCCGCGAAGGCTTGAGCGTTTTGGAGTACTTCAGTTCGACCCACGGCGCGCGAAAAGGCCTGGCCGATACGGCGCTCAAGACGGCCGATTCGGGCTACCTGACGCGCAAATTGGCCGACGTGGCCCAGAACGTCATCGTTTCTTGCCACGATTGCGGCACCATTCAGGGCATCACCAAGGGGGTCCTGTACAAGGGCGAGGAAGTGGACATCACCCTGGCCGAGTCGATCGTCGGCCGCGTGGCCCGCGACACGATTCGCCATCCGGTGACCGATGAGATCATTGTGCGTGAAAACGAAGTCATCACGGCCGAGATCGCCCGGCGAATCGAAAGCCAGCCGGCCGAAGGCGGCTTGGGCCTGGAAAAAGTTCGCGTCCGAAGCCCGCTGACTTGCGATGCCGGGCAGGGCGTCTGTGCTCTGTGTTACGGCATTGACATGTCGACGGGCAGACTGGTGGAATGCGGAATGGCCGTGGGCATCATCGCGGCCCAGTCGATCGGCGAGCCGGGCACGCAGCTCACCATGCGGACCTTCCACACCGGTGGCGTTGCGAGCCGATCGGTCATCGAGAGTGAAATCAAGTGCAGCGTCGGCGGCCGAGTCCATTTCCACGATCTCAAGGCCGTGGAGATGGAAGATCCGGAGACCAAAGAGACGCACCTCGTCGTTCTGAAGCGCAACGGCGAGATCTCCATTGTCGACGAAAAGAGCCGGGAACTGGAGCGCCACAAGATTCCGTATGGTGCCCGCGTGTTCGTGCGCGACGGCAGCGAGGTCAAGGCCCGAAGCACCCTGGTCCAGTGGGATCCGCACTTGACGCCGATCCTGGCCGAGGCGGCCGGTTTCATCCGCTTCCAGGATGTCATCGAGGGCGAGACCGTTCGGCTTGAGAGCGAAGGCAAGGCCTCGAAGTACGTGGTGGTCGAGCACCGCGGCGACAAGAATCCGCAGGTCATTATCGAGGACAAGGACGGCAAGATCATCGAGTATCACTACCTGCCGGCCAAGGCGCGTATCGAAGTGACCGAGAAGCAGGAAGTGAAGGCCGGCTGGCTGCTGGCGCGGCGTCCGCGCGAGCTGGCGGGCACGCAGGACATCACCGGTGGTCTGCCGCGTGTCACGGAGATCTTCGAGGCGCGCAAGCCGAAAGAGCCTGCCGTCATGGCCGAGATTTCCGGCACGGTCGAGATTCGCAGCGACAAGCGCCGTGGAAAGATGACGATTGTCGTCAAGCCCGATACCAAGGAACTGGAACCGCGCGATCACCACGTCCCGCAGGACAAGCACTTGCTGGTGCACGCCGGAGACCGCGTCGAGGCGGGCGATCCGCTGTGCGACGGCCCGCTTGTGCCGCACGATATTCTCACGATCAAGGGCGAAGAGGCCCTGCACCAATACCTGTTGCATGAGGTGCAGTCGGTCTATCGCTCGCAGAACGTGAGCATCAACGACAAACACATCGAGACGATCATCCGCCAGATGCTGCGCAAGCTGAAGGTGGACCAGCCCGGCGATTCGAATCTCTTGCCCGGCGAAATCGTCGACAAGTTCCGTTTCCGCGCGGAGAACGAACGCCTCGCCAAGAGCGTGCGGATCAAAGACCCCGGCGATTCCAAGTTCCATGAGGGGCAGATCGTCTCACGCGACGAACTGAACAAGGTCAACGATGACCTCGAGGCAGCCGGTAAAGCGCCCGCCAAGGGCGGCAAGCCCCGCCCGGCTACTGCGTCGGCTGTGCTGCTGGGGATTACCAAGGCGGCTCTGCAAAGCGAGTCGTTTATTTCGGCTGCCAGTTTCCAGGAGACGACCAAGGTTCTGACCGAAGCGGCCCTGGGAAGCGCGGTTGACCGCTTGACCGGTTTGAAGGAGAACGTGATCCTGGGGCACCTGATCCCGGCGGGTACGGCGTTCAAGTCGTTCCAGGAGATGAATGTGGAGATCCTCGGCGAGCCGATTGCCGAGCCGCAGATGCCGGTTCGGATGCCCGAACTGATCGGCGGCCCGAGCCCGGACGACCTGGAGGTCGCCCGGGAGGAACTGGCCCGCGTCGTCTCGAAGGCCTCGGTGCCGCTTGAAGGAATCCAAGGCAAACCCGAAAGCGGAGCCGGCGCATCGACTGCTGTGGAACAGAGCGAACCGTAA
- the rpoB gene encoding DNA-directed RNA polymerase subunit beta, translating into MMTIKSREIRNFGKVGDALPIPNLIAIQVESYKRFLQADVPPEKRTPTGLEGLLREVFPISSYDENIVLNYKDYELGKPRYTPDECRQLRLTYGMPLRIACSLHRKDKDEITEERIYLGEIPIMIGGGEFIINGAERVIVSQLHRSPGVDFIKETLEADRPLHACRIIPERGSWIEINITRRDVMAVRIDQSGKIPATCFLRAMDHAYGTDEQIIRAFYQTKVVRTSALKPDMYVVSDVWPDGDVADRGEPLVRAGCQIGDAVGRIQATSLKQLEVIEHVADPLILNTLAEDSCHSHEDALMKIYKALRPGNPAQLDKAVKLFHEKFYDENRYRLGRVGRFRINRKFGLSLPTSFNTLTTADFVACLRYLLDLRSQERVGFSIPKRVPFELCVLKWTRELCEQIAAYQVRGNKPKDPKEGVVLGELDAIRDGRKKLAPADVLKELLRQVRSINDAPGEWVPTATINLDVMRPLLGRTKSDPGRDSEVNKAARDFIVATIRTRAVRIIEGIEAFLNCEKIAHPDLAQLEFINYYARPGQIYTFDEETSKKAAAALEAEVESEWRELFGNAARHIAFEPFEKTNDVLDKYGQKDQLSIGNVHEYAWKMTRVIVQEDDIDHLGNRRLRTIDELACDEIRKGFLKLRRTVQERMSMREPDQLGKIAELVNSKAISGAIEYFFGRGELSQVVDQTNPLSQLTHERRLSALGPGGLNRKRAGFEVRDVHISHYGRICPIETPEGTNIGLIASLSIYSAVDEYGFLITPYRKVDKNHAVNGVSEFLRADEEMKTVLVPPDAVDIKTGKVTGDHIMARVRGDLAVVNSTDVEYVDISPKQTVGVSASLIPFLEHDDANRALMGSNMQRQAVPLLITDPPVVATGMERVVAQNSGMVVQARQDGTVTYVDAMRIVIDNTDEYELRKFQGLNERTCLNQVPIVALGDKVKKGQIIADGPATRQGELALGRNVLVAFLTYDGYNFEDAILISERLVQNDTFTSIHIEQHDIEIRETKLGREEFTRDIPNVSERALRNLDESGIVRVGTEVGPGDILVGKVSPKSKSELSPEEKLLHAIFGRAGEDVKNDSLEVPSGIYGTVIDTKRFSRRTNVSEEQKRLLNKRMKDMRTAFNAKVIGIFRQMIEEMEAVTGQPIVDPNTKQVVGRSDIQEVVMEQIGEPGNWAFDLKWVKPVAKRDECEPIYRKYWASIEEHLAERDRKLAQVKRGDELPPGVLEMVKVYTATKRRLSVGDKMAGRHGNKGVIAKILPVEDMPYLEDGTPIDILLNPLGVPSRMNVGQILETHLGWAARILGFQAITPVFDGCKESEIHAAVEEANRKVAEQAADPKVVASADKDRLILSQMPFGGKVRLADGRTGELLDQPVTVGYMYMMKLHHLVDDKIHARATGPYSLITQQPLGGKARTGGQRFGEMEVWGLEAYGSAYILQELLTVKSDDVEGRTKIYESMVKGENTLEAGTPVSFDVLCNEIRGLGMNIQLEKGRTI; encoded by the coding sequence ATGATGACCATCAAATCCAGAGAGATTCGGAATTTCGGCAAGGTCGGTGACGCGCTCCCGATTCCCAACCTGATCGCCATTCAGGTGGAATCGTACAAGCGTTTCTTGCAGGCGGATGTTCCACCGGAGAAGCGCACCCCGACGGGACTGGAGGGCTTGCTGCGAGAGGTTTTCCCCATCTCCAGCTACGACGAAAACATCGTCCTGAATTACAAGGATTACGAGCTGGGCAAGCCGCGCTACACGCCCGACGAGTGCCGCCAGTTGCGTCTGACTTACGGCATGCCGCTGCGCATTGCATGCAGCCTGCATCGCAAGGACAAGGACGAGATCACCGAGGAGCGCATCTACCTCGGCGAGATTCCGATCATGATCGGCGGCGGCGAGTTCATCATCAACGGCGCCGAACGCGTCATTGTCTCCCAGCTGCATCGCTCGCCCGGTGTCGACTTCATCAAAGAGACGCTCGAAGCCGACCGCCCGCTGCACGCCTGCCGCATCATCCCCGAACGCGGAAGCTGGATTGAGATCAACATCACACGACGCGACGTCATGGCGGTCCGCATCGACCAGTCCGGCAAAATTCCCGCCACGTGTTTCCTGCGGGCGATGGATCATGCCTACGGAACCGATGAGCAGATCATCCGCGCTTTCTATCAGACGAAGGTCGTCCGCACGTCGGCGCTCAAGCCCGACATGTACGTCGTGTCCGATGTCTGGCCCGATGGCGACGTCGCCGACCGCGGCGAGCCGCTGGTTCGCGCCGGCTGCCAGATCGGTGACGCGGTGGGGCGCATCCAGGCGACCAGCCTCAAGCAGCTCGAAGTGATCGAACACGTGGCGGATCCGCTCATCCTCAATACCCTTGCCGAGGACAGTTGCCACAGTCACGAAGACGCCCTGATGAAAATCTACAAAGCGCTTCGGCCAGGCAACCCCGCGCAGCTCGATAAGGCCGTCAAGCTCTTTCACGAGAAGTTCTACGACGAGAATCGCTATCGCCTGGGCCGCGTGGGCCGATTCCGCATCAATCGCAAGTTCGGCCTGTCGCTGCCGACGTCGTTCAACACGCTCACAACGGCCGATTTTGTCGCTTGCCTGCGTTACCTGCTTGATCTGCGCAGCCAGGAGCGCGTCGGTTTCAGCATCCCCAAGCGCGTGCCGTTTGAACTGTGTGTGCTCAAGTGGACACGCGAGCTGTGCGAGCAGATCGCCGCGTACCAGGTCCGGGGCAACAAGCCCAAGGATCCGAAGGAGGGCGTCGTCCTCGGTGAGTTGGATGCCATTCGCGACGGCCGCAAGAAGCTGGCCCCCGCCGACGTGCTGAAGGAATTGCTGAGACAGGTTCGGAGCATTAATGACGCTCCCGGTGAATGGGTTCCGACGGCGACCATCAATCTGGATGTGATGCGGCCGCTGCTGGGGCGAACGAAGTCTGATCCCGGTCGCGACAGCGAAGTGAACAAGGCGGCGCGGGATTTCATTGTTGCAACGATCCGAACCCGCGCGGTGCGAATCATCGAGGGCATCGAGGCGTTTCTGAACTGCGAGAAGATCGCCCATCCGGACCTGGCGCAACTTGAGTTCATCAATTACTACGCTCGCCCGGGGCAGATTTATACCTTTGACGAGGAAACATCGAAGAAGGCCGCCGCGGCGCTGGAAGCCGAAGTCGAGTCGGAATGGCGCGAGTTGTTCGGCAACGCCGCCCGCCACATCGCCTTCGAGCCTTTTGAGAAGACCAACGACGTGCTCGACAAGTATGGCCAGAAGGATCAGCTCTCCATCGGCAACGTCCACGAATACGCCTGGAAGATGACCCGCGTCATCGTGCAGGAGGACGACATCGACCATCTCGGCAACCGCCGTTTGCGCACGATCGACGAGCTGGCCTGCGACGAAATTCGCAAGGGCTTCCTCAAGCTGCGGCGCACCGTGCAGGAGCGCATGAGCATGCGTGAGCCGGACCAGCTTGGAAAAATCGCCGAACTGGTGAACTCCAAGGCCATTTCCGGCGCAATCGAGTATTTCTTCGGCCGCGGCGAGTTGTCACAAGTCGTCGACCAGACCAACCCGCTAAGCCAGTTGACGCACGAGCGTCGCCTGTCGGCCTTGGGTCCCGGCGGGTTGAACCGCAAGCGCGCGGGCTTCGAAGTGCGCGACGTACACATTTCTCACTACGGCCGCATCTGCCCGATTGAAACGCCGGAAGGCACGAACATCGGCCTGATCGCCTCGTTGAGCATTTACTCGGCCGTGGATGAGTACGGATTTCTTATAACGCCGTACCGAAAAGTGGACAAGAACCACGCGGTGAACGGAGTCAGTGAGTTTCTGCGCGCCGACGAAGAGATGAAGACGGTGCTGGTGCCGCCCGATGCCGTCGATATCAAGACCGGCAAGGTCACGGGCGATCACATCATGGCGCGGGTCCGTGGCGACTTGGCGGTCGTCAACAGCACGGATGTGGAGTACGTCGATATTTCGCCCAAGCAGACGGTCGGCGTGTCGGCCTCGCTGATTCCCTTCCTCGAGCACGACGATGCCAACCGCGCGTTGATGGGCAGCAACATGCAGCGCCAGGCGGTCCCGCTGCTGATCACCGATCCGCCAGTCGTGGCGACGGGGATGGAGCGCGTTGTCGCGCAGAACAGCGGCATGGTGGTGCAGGCGCGGCAGGACGGTACCGTCACCTATGTCGATGCAATGCGGATCGTCATCGACAACACGGACGAATATGAGCTGCGCAAGTTCCAGGGTCTCAACGAGCGGACCTGCCTGAACCAGGTTCCGATCGTTGCCTTGGGCGACAAGGTCAAAAAAGGACAGATCATCGCCGACGGTCCTGCGACGCGGCAGGGCGAACTGGCCCTGGGCCGAAACGTCCTGGTGGCGTTCCTCACGTACGATGGTTACAACTTCGAAGACGCCATTCTGATCTCCGAGCGGCTCGTGCAGAACGACACCTTCACGAGCATTCACATCGAACAGCACGACATCGAAATCCGCGAGACGAAGCTGGGCCGTGAGGAGTTCACGCGCGACATTCCCAACGTCTCGGAACGAGCGCTTCGCAATCTCGATGAGAGCGGCATCGTTCGGGTCGGCACCGAGGTCGGCCCCGGCGATATCCTCGTCGGAAAAGTATCGCCCAAGAGCAAGAGCGAGTTGTCCCCCGAAGAAAAACTGCTACATGCGATCTTCGGTCGTGCCGGTGAGGACGTCAAGAACGATTCGCTGGAAGTGCCCAGCGGCATCTATGGCACCGTGATCGACACCAAGCGCTTCAGCCGACGCACGAACGTTTCGGAGGAGCAGAAGCGGCTTCTCAACAAGCGCATGAAGGACATGCGCACGGCCTTCAACGCCAAGGTCATCGGCATTTTCCGGCAGATGATCGAGGAGATGGAGGCCGTGACCGGCCAGCCGATCGTCGACCCGAACACGAAACAGGTCGTCGGTCGCAGCGACATTCAGGAAGTTGTCATGGAGCAGATCGGCGAGCCGGGCAATTGGGCGTTTGATCTGAAATGGGTCAAGCCGGTCGCCAAGCGCGACGAATGCGAACCGATCTATCGAAAGTACTGGGCCAGCATCGAGGAACACCTCGCCGAGCGCGATCGCAAGCTCGCCCAGGTCAAGCGAGGCGATGAACTCCCGCCCGGCGTGCTCGAGATGGTCAAGGTCTACACGGCCACCAAACGCCGCCTGTCCGTGGGCGACAAGATGGCGGGGCGACACGGCAACAAGGGCGTCATCGCGAAGATTCTCCCGGTCGAAGACATGCCGTACCTGGAAGACGGCACGCCGATCGACATCTTGTTGAACCCGCTGGGCGTACCCAGTCGCATGAACGTCGGCCAGATTCTCGAGACGCACCTCGGCTGGGCGGCGCGCATCCTCGGCTTCCAGGCGATCACGCCGGTTTTTGATGGCTGCAAGGAATCCGAGATTCACGCGGCCGTGGAAGAAGCCAATCGCAAAGTTGCCGAGCAGGCGGCCGATCCGAAGGTGGTGGCCAGTGCGGATAAGGACCGGCTGATCTTGAGCCAGATGCCGTTCGGCGGAAAGGTTCGACTGGCCGACGGTCGCACGGGTGAATTGCTCGATCAGCCGGTGACGGTTGGCTACATGTACATGATGAAACTGCACCACCTCGTGGATGACAAGATTCACGCCCGAGCGACCGGTCCGTATTCGTTGATCACGCAGCAGCCATTGGGCGGCAAGGCGCGGACCGGCGGTCAGCGCTTCGGGGAAATGGAAGTGTGGGGTCTGGAGGCGTACGGTTCGGCCTACATCCTTCAGGAATTGCTGACGGTGAAGAGCGACGACGTCGAGGGCCGCACGAAGATTTACGAGTCGATGGTCAAGGGCGAGAACACGCTCGAGGCCGGCACGCCGGTCAGCTTCGATGTGTTGTGCAACGAGATTCGCGGCTTGGGCATGAACATCCAGTTGGAGAAAGGCCGGACGATTTAG